A window from Vespa velutina chromosome 13, iVesVel2.1, whole genome shotgun sequence encodes these proteins:
- the LOC124953931 gene encoding uncharacterized protein LOC124953931 isoform X3: MQQPQSRPLLGDSVSSTTSPTTRRNNQVAVLTQQQLQQLQLQTQNTRGQSLTFAVQQPSNTSQDQGNGSTTGNHIVYVNQLNQLNQGTINPSGTGMGLPPATPTFGVGLNMGLPLSLLNTSLTSLTSNVRPNTPILQQGMQVLQIIHGTPQGYQQTPTQLVTRTHLFGNQQIQIAATKPAKQPPQILPKPPNQQNTTSQQKPQRVTTTITNQITQQTQPQIVLAGPQPNPTTATMIPTAQGLLLNQVLPSTGPVIVQQQPGGVQLILRTPASAQQQTHTAQLTQQQLVRVVAAQSMQLQGIAPTFFAVPNSFPPTASPVIRHTPSSPAPSNTGAGNSIVIQNAMVQSPQPQITQVGSSNTSGNTSCTQNIVEHNLLPPPKKKAKKKKKTKRKDDEPPKLDLASIMKISGIGDDDDIFDNDLTTETDVSCQVQVESGQTLSQVTPQVTVATSIAQNPAQVPVANTTNTQATVASQNFNSQLVAQLQMPVQNTISGLRLAVGEDGRVVLHHTPDPNQPEIDQATAQALIRSLTQSGGQNAQIISHLLGQAQTVSQSAPSNVVQRQKYVQSPSNPTSTNTTSSVCSQNVICTTSPQHIQTCSKVNNPQKIVNISHDANSTSNTCVQNSQGSLHTVDMQISKNINIQHLIQTPKNIQSSNSTILSPSNSISTSSDAISSKPLCTAFSIQNSRLSNTNQTNINQHLSNPTQKSSQVRLTNTCINTNIRQNLNKSSQHSTHVQKSISSNAGVSNEHIVKNNNQNQQSNQQESLNLQESQLYQHNQHQQITAQTVQTQNVQHVFEQNLQTTGSNIQHNSVNMLQQSSCNTIQHDSMNVLQQHSSIQQNTINVMQQNTSGNVQSIEQNVQSGASDIPLGQQNVMTSLQQQNTSLLHNTNVQQNVNVQQQKIVSANTFSSVNAHQYESQNSTNVMQQGINTQQNNQHQNILITSTPVTNTTQQNESQKIESQASNVLNSATNNILNNAPKITPEILNALSNLNPNDQLLIANANGQMQVISQQLLQQFLAGQLNTTNQTQNQNQTQKIVIGEPDANNQNLQGVQINTPTSQIIVNSSGGAPTIQNNIQNIVVQAAPSQMPHHIQIQNSGFPNQFIDNLNQQQIRNLGNNQPKKAKIVKRAKVTVTTQNVGNTQTTKTVTTSRPTTVTTNTSSLQKVDSANKIGNICQNTNISKSEPTQIIANGPLICSSSGSHVSIPSNGQMVQRVQTIQLPAQKQQLLKNIQSQIQAILARKTGLQPDQALLTKLYQEQHKILASGKVVSTTTHPVNNGPEPNFSVNIVTTHATNTQSQNTYKNQTSTTQSQTQTSTTALPVTSNLNTVTSTSLQNNSSNNYINNLPVSQNVQVQQCVVSNNSTQNVHQTHTKQHKFYQNHGNQMINPSSTNLQLFSPPSTSTAPMQSNAQQQLPLVQTQQVAMQQSTQCQTDPLDIKPNIQTPSPVKQELSSPIQIQVQSGSPAGQVASPRMIGKGTQRIQSPVNNTGNSSKQLVSPGSSSSPLISPRQGVKRPASTPICRQINRSDLLEQQLKIDQNGATNPDVNTPFLSKRDACKRLVRYHCLNEQVLSTKDLAKADEIFEETAKHLLSKFNSMMNKYTYLLLMESMREVRTSELMMIDRTFVAEEQSILNRLREQEAKINEEFKKEEKPLVPKVEPGLAEDDKLSSPLENVSVKRELEDDFSTEEMECKPLIKQASCTSGDYDEWLEIQKELGVYPSATDSFKCKSTNNSGSNGACTMTIPKSSKNERTRANGECRVANASISGVSNTVVKDNCDQDNTAVFERRWSGATDLERDLLEDTESLDGLALHSQAQCPGSLHVSSESGNGNEHDDITAQVQSAIDSILNLKKRPTNTLSGSSGSSASQSSESKDTVLDQAVRSILGS, encoded by the exons ATGCAGCAGCCTCAGTCACGCCCTCTTCTTGGGGACTCAGTATCCTCTACAACTTCCCCGACTACACGTCGAAATAATCAAGTTGCTGTCTTAACACAACAACAG TTACAGCAGTTGCAACTGCAAACTCAAAATACACGAGGTCAATCACTAACTTTTGCTGTACAGCAACCATCGAATACT TCACAAGATCAAGGAAATGGATCTACAACTGGAAATCACATAGTCTATGTGAACCAACTAAACCAATTAAATCAGGGTACCATAAATCCCTCAGGGACTGGTATGGGCCTACCCCCGGCCACCCCCACTTTTGGGGTGGGCCTTAATATGGGATTGCCACTATCACTTTTAAATACCAGTCTTACATCACTCACGTCTAAT GTTAGACCAAATACGCCCATCTTGCAGCAGGGTATGCAAGTTTTGCAGATAATTCATGGTACACCACAAGGATATCAACAAACACCTACACAATTAGTAACAAGAACCCATCTTTTTGGAAATCAGCAAATTCAAATAGCGGCTACAAAACCAGCCAAACAACCACCACAAATTTTGCCTAAGCCACCAAATCAACAGAATACTACTTCCCAACAAAAGCCTCAACGtgtaacaacaacaattacaAATCAG ATTACACAACAAACACAACCACAAATTGTTCTTGCTGGTCCACAACCAAATCCTACAACAGCAACAATGATACCAACTGCTCAAGGTCTTCTATTAAATCag GTTCTACCATCAACTGGACCAGTTATTGTTCAACAACAACCAGGTGGTGTTCAACTTATACTAAGGACACCAGCAAGCGCCCAGCAACAAACCCATACTGCACAG ttAACACAACAACAATTAGTAAGAGTTGTCGCAGCACAAAGCATGCAACTACAAGGGATTGCACCTACATTTTTTGCTGTACCAAATAGTTTTCCACCAACCGCATCACCAGTGATTAGACATACCCCTTCTAGCCCTGCTCCAT CTAATACAGGTGCTGGTAATTCCATAGTAATTCAAAATGCTATGGTACAAAGTCCCCAACCGCAAATTACACAAGTTGGCTCAAGCAATACATCTGGCAATACTTCATGTACCCAAAATATTGTTGAACATAATTTACTACCTCCGCcaaagaagaaagcaaaaaagaagaaaaaaactaaaagaaaagacgatgaACCTCCAAAATTAGATTTGGCTAGTATCATGAAAATATCAGGAATTggagatgatgatgatatttttGACAACGATCTTACAACTGAAACAGATGTGTCATGTCAAGTTCAAGTAGAATCAGGACAAACTTTAAGTCAAGTTACACCACAAGTAACAGTAGCCACTTCCATAGCTCAAAATCCAGCACAAGTACCTGTAGCAAATACAACGAATACGCAAGCCACTGTTGCTTCTCAAAATTTTAACAGTCAGCTTGTTGCTCAACTTCAAATGCCTGTACAGAACACGATTTCGGGATTAAGACTAGCTGTTGGGGAAGATGGAAGAGTTGTTTTACATCATACTCCTGATCCAAATCAACCTGAAATAGATCAAGCAACTGCTCAAGCATTAATAAGATCTCTTACACAAAGTGGTGGTCAAAATGCACAGATTATTTCTCATCTTCTAGGTCAAGCACAGACTGTATCACAAAGTGCTCCAAGTAATGTAGTGCAAAGACAGAAATATGTGCAATCACCAAGTAATCCGACATCTACCAATACTACGAGTTCGGTATGTTCGCAAAATGTTATCTGTACAACAAGTCCACAACATATACAAACATGCTCGAAAGTAAATAATCCgcaaaaaattgtaaatatttctcatGATGCCAATTCTACATCAAATACTTGTGTGCAAAATAGTCAAGGATCATTGCACACAGTGGATATGCAGATTtctaaaaacattaatatacaACATCTTATACAAACACCGAAGAATATACAATCATCAAACTCTACTATATTATCACCTAGTAATAGCATTTCAACATCTTCAGATGCTATATCATCCAAACCTTTATGTACAGCCTTTAGCATACAAAATTCTCGATTGTCAAATACAAATCAGACAAATATTAATCAACATTTGTCTAATCCAACACAAAAATCTAGTCAAGTGCGCCTTACAAATACTtgtattaatactaatatacGCCAGAATTTGAATAAATCATCACAACACAGTACTCATGTTCAGAAATCTATATCCAGCAATGCAGGAGTATCAAATGAACATATTGTCAAAAACAACAATCAGAATCAACAATCAAATCAACAAGAGTCTTTAAATTTGCAAGAATCGCAATTATATCAACATAATCAGCATCAACAAATAACTGCACAAACTGTACAAACTCAAAATGTACAACATGTATTTGAACAAAATCTACAAACTACCGGCTCAAATATACAACATAATTCTGTAAATATGCTACAGCAAAGCTCATGCAATACTATACAGCATGACAGTATGAATGTTTTACAACAACATTCTAGTATTCAACAAAATACAATCAATGTCATGCAACAAAATACATCTGGTAATGTGCAAAGTATAGAGCAAAATGTACAGTCTGGTGCAAGTGATATACCTTTAGGCCAACAAAATGTAATGACTAGTTTGCAACAACAAAATACATCTTTATTGCACAATACAAATGTGCAGCAAAATGTGAATGTACAACagcaaaaaattgtttctgCAAATACGTTCTCTTCTGTGAATGCACATCAATATGAGTCTCAAAATTCAACTAATGTCATGCAACAGGGTATTAACACACAACAAAATAATCAACatcaaaatattcttattaccaGTACTCCTGTTACTAATACTACTCAACAAAATGAATCGCAAAAGATAGAATCACAAGCTAGTAATGTACTAAATTCTGcaactaataatattttaaataatgcaCCAAAAATTACCCCAGAAATTTTGAATGCATTGAGCAATTTAAATCCCAatgatcaattattaattgctAATGCAAATGGGCAAATGCAAGTGATAAGCCAACAGCTTTTACAACAGTTCTTAGCTGGACAATTAAATACTACAAATCAGAcacaaaatcaaaatcaaacgCAAAAAATAGTAATTGGAGAACCAGATGCGAATAACCAAAATTTACAAGGTGTTCAAATTAATACACCTACCAGtcaaataatagtaaatagtTCTGGTGGAGCTCCTacaattcaaaataatatacaaaatatagtTGTTCAAGCTGCGCCGTCGCAAATGCCACATCACATACAAATTCAAAACTCTGGCTTCCCAAATCAGTTTATTGACAACCTAAATCAACAGCAAATTAGGAATTTAGGAAATAATCAACcaaagaaagcaaaaattgtaaaaagagCTAAAGTTACTGTTACAACGCAAAATGTAGGAAATACACAG aCGACAAAAACTGTTACTACCTCCCGGCCAACTACAGTAACAACAAACACGTCTAGTTTGCAAAAGGTTGACAGTGCTAATAAAATAGGAAACATATGCCAGAATACAAATATCAGTAAAAGTGAACCTACACAGATCATTGCAAATGGTCCTTTGATATGCTCGTCATCTGGTAGTCATGTGTCTATTCCTTCAAATGGCCAAATGGTGCAAAGAGTGCAGACTATACAACTTCCTGCACAGAAacaacaattattaaaaaatatacaatcacAAATACAAGCTATTTTAGCACGAAAGACTGGTTTGCAGCCTGATCAAGcccttttaacaaaattatatcaagAACAACATAAAATTTTAGCAAGTGGAAAGGTTGTCAGTACTACAACACATCCTGTTAATAAT ggACCAGAGCCAAATTTCAGTGTCAATATTGTGACAACACATGCTACTAATACACAGTcacaaaatacatataaaaatcaaacatCAACTACTCAGTCACAAACTCAAACGTCTACTACTGCTTTACCAGTAACATCAAATCTGAATACAGTTACATCTACttctttacaaaataattcaagtaataattatataaacaatctTCCG gttTCACAAAATGTTCAGGTTCAACAATGTGTAGTATCAAATAATTCCACTCAGAATGTGCATCAGACGCACACCAAACAGCACAAGTTTTATCAGAATCATGGAAATCAGATGATAAATCCGTCCTCTACCAACTTGCAACTTTTCTCACCACCAAGTACATCCACAGCTCCTATGCAAAGCAACGCACAACAACAATTACCCCTAGTTCAAACACAGCAAGTAGCCATGCAACAATCCACACAGTGTCAGACAGATCCATTGGACATCAAGCCAAACATACAGACACCAAGTCCTGTCAAACAAGAACTTTCCTCGCCAATTCAAATTCAAGTCCAAAGTGGCTCTCCTGCAGGTCAGGTAGCCTCACCTAGAATGATTGGTAAAGGAACACAAAGGATTCAGAGCCCTGTAAATAATACAGGAAATTCAAGCAAACAACTTGTTAGTCCTGGAAGTAGCTCAAGTCCTTTGATAAGTCCTAGACAAGGTGTAAAGAGACCAGCATCAACTCCGATTTGTAGGCAAATCAATCGTAGTGATCT ATTGGAACaacaattaaaaatcgatcaaaatGGTGCAACTAATCCAGATGTAAATACTCCATTTTTAAGCAAGCGTGATGCTTGTAAACGGCTTGTTAGATATCATTGTTTGAATGAACAAGTTTTAAGTACTAAAGATTTAGCTAAGGCAGACGAAATTTTTGAAGAAACAgcaaaacatttattatctaaatttAATTCTATGATGAATAAATACACATATCTTCTCTTAATGGAAAGCATG agAGAAGTAAGAACATCAGAATTAATGATGATAGACAGAACTTTTGTTGCTGAAGAACAAAGTATTCTAAATAGGTTGCGTGAGCAAGAAGCTAAAATAAATG aagaatttaagaaagaagaaaaaccacTGGTACCAAAAGTTGAGCCTGGCCTTGCAGAAGATGACAAATTATCATCACCTTTAGAAAATGTATCCGTAAAGCGTGAATTAGAGGATGACTTTTCAACAGAAGAAATGGAATGTAAACCATTGATAAAACAAGCTAGTTGTACAAGTGGTGATTACGATGAGTGGCttgaaattcaaaaagaaCTCGGTGTATATCCATCTGCCACGGACTCCTTTAAATGTAAGAGCACTAATAATAGTGGCAGTAATGGTGCATGTACTATGACAATTCCAAAATCatctaaaaatgaaagaacaagGGCGAATGGTGAATGTCGTGTTGCGAATGCAAGTATTTCCGGAGTTTCGAATACCGTTGTAAAAGACAATTGTGATCAAGATAATACAGCAGTTTTTGAAAGACGATGGAGTGGTGCTACGGACCTTGAAAGAGATTTATTAGAGGACACTGAAAGTTTGGATGGTTTAGCATTACATTCTCAAGCCCAATGTCCTGGTTCTCTTCATGTAAGTAGCGAAAGTGGAAATGGTAATGAACATGATGACATTACTGCACAAGTACAATCTGCTATTGATAGCattttaaatcttaaaaaaCGTCCCACAAATACTTTATCTGgcagtagtggtagtagtgcATCGCAATCCAGTGAATCAAAGGACACAGTGCTTGACCAAGCAGTCCGTAGCATACTAGGCTCGTGA